The proteins below come from a single Chiloscyllium plagiosum isolate BGI_BamShark_2017 unplaced genomic scaffold, ASM401019v2 scaf_9724, whole genome shotgun sequence genomic window:
- the LOC122547754 gene encoding zinc finger protein 835-like, translating into MEKPEESRPLEKPWKCGDCGKGFCAPSVLEIHRRSHTGERPFPCPECGKGCYQASALLTHRRIHTGERPFSCPECGKAFHHSSSLLTHQRVHTGERPYTCSECGKRFSQVSHLRKHEQLHSGERPFGCPECRKAFRDSSALLRHQRVHTGERPFSCPECGKAFRDSSSLLRHRRVHTGERPYTCFECGKRFSRVIHLRKHEQLHPGVRPFSCPECGKAFRDSSTLLRHQRVHTGERPFSCPECGKGCTQASDLLKHRLVHTGARPFSCPECGKAFRHSSALLRHQRVHTGERPFSCPKCMKAFSDSSSLFRHQRVHTKERPFSCPKCGKAFSDSSSLLTHQRVHTGERPFSCSECGRGFSQVSHLRKHEQLHSGGGSSGVPSAGRGSLAR; encoded by the coding sequence ATGGAGAAGCCCGAGGAATCCCGTCCtctggagaaaccgtggaagtgtggcgactgcgGGAAAGGCTTCTGTGCCCCATCTGTCCTGGAGATacatcggcgcagtcacaccggggagaggccgttcccctgccccgagtgtgggaagggctgTTACCAGGCCTCCGCCCTGCTGACCCACCGACGGATCCACACGggagagaggcccttcagctgccccgagtgcgggaaggccttccaccattcctcctccctgctgacgcatcagcgggtccacactggagagaggccgtacacctgctcagagtgtgggaagAGGTTCAGTCAGGTGAGCCACTTACGAAAACACGAGCAGCTCCACTCCGGGGAGAGGCCCTTCGGCTGCCCCGAGTGCAGAAAGGCCTTCCGCGATTCAtctgccctgctgaggcaccagcgggtccacacgggggagagacccttcagctgccctgagtgtgggaaggccttccgTGATTCCTCCTCCCTGCTGAGGCAtcggcgggtccacacgggggagaggccgtaCACCTGCTTCGAGTGTGGGAAGAGGTTCAGTCGGGTGATCCACCTGCGAAAACACGAGCAGCTCCATCCCGGGGTGAGGCCCTTCAgttgccccgagtgtgggaaggccttccgCGATTCCTCtaccctgctgaggcaccaacgggtccacacaggggagaggcccttcagctgccccgagtgcgggaagggctgCACCCAGGCCTCGGACCTGCTGAAGCACCGGCTGGTCCATACGGGGgcgaggcccttcagctgccctgagtgcgggaaggcctttcgccattcctctgccctgctgaggcaccagcgggtccacacgggggagaggcccttcagctgccccaagTGCATgaaggccttcagcgattcctccTCCCTGTTcaggcaccagcgggtccacacgaaggagaggcccttcagctgccccaagtgtgggaaggccttcagcgattcctcctccctgctgacacatcagcgggtccacacgggggagaggccattctcctgctcagagtgtgggagGGGGTTCAGTCAGGTGAGCCACCTGCGAAAACACGAGCAGCTCCACTCTGGGGGGGGTTCTTCAGGtgtcccgagtgcgggaaggggtTCACTTGCTCGGTGA